A window of the Brassica napus cultivar Da-Ae chromosome C5, Da-Ae, whole genome shotgun sequence genome harbors these coding sequences:
- the LOC106454277 gene encoding ATP-dependent DNA helicase PIF2-like encodes MDDDKEFIEAIKDASDCSSATYARKLFARMLVSKSLSPPHVVWEATWEYLTDDILYKKRRETGRPDMNLTIEQIKNIALTEIKNHLLSNGRSLKKWPHMPKPEDFGSYNGNRLIDDELKYVVEDQLKENERLMAMITDEQRGVYEQILDAVLTDSGGVFFLYGYGGTRKTFVYRALSSAIRSRGMIVLNTASSGIAALLLEGGRTAHSRFGIPIDADEFSTCKKMEPGSDRAELVKAVKLIVCDEAPMMSIHCFETLDRTMRDIIRSSEEKPFGGKVVVFGGDFRQILSVIPGGGRAEIVLAALNSSYLWEHCKVLKLTKNMRLLDGLTDDAAKELQSFSNWILDIRDRKINLPNDG; translated from the exons ATGGATGATGACAAGGAATTCATAGAAGCTATCAAAGATGCCAGTGACTGTAGTTCTGCCACGTATGCCAGGAAGCTTTTTGCAAGAATGTTGGTTTCCAAATCTTTGTCTCCGCCTCATGTTGTGTGGGAAGCTACTTGGGAGTATCTTACCGACGATATTCTTTACAAGAAGCGGCGAGAAACTGGACGACCTG ATATGAACTTGACCATAGAGCAGATCAAAAATATTGCTCTTACTGAGATCAAAAATCATTTGCTCAGCAATGGTCGTAGCCTCAAGAAATGGCCCCACATGCCAAAGCCAGAAGATTTTGGCTCTTACAATGGCAATCGCCTTATAGATGATGAGCTTAAATATGTTGTGGAAGATCAGCTAAAGGAAAATGAAAGACTTATGGCGATGATAACAGATGAGCAAAGAGGGGTATACGAACAGATTCTGGATGCAGTTTTAACTGATAGCGGTGGAGTGTTCTTTCTTTATGGTTATGGAGGCACAAGAAAAACCTTCGTATACAGAGCACTCTCATCAGCGATCCGATCTAGAGGTATGATTGTTCTAAATACTGCATCAAGTGGAATTGCAGCATTGTTGTTGGAAGGAGGTAGAACCGCACATTCTAGGTTTGGTATTCCGATAGATGCAGACGAATTCAGTACTTGCAAGAAAATGGAGCCAGGATCAGATCGTGCAGAATTAGTTAAAGCGGTAAAGTTAATTGTATGCGATGAGGCGCCTATGATGAGCATACACTGTTTCGAGACGTTGGATCGTACAATGCGTGATATTATAAGATCTTCTGAAGAAAAACCTTTTGGGGGTAAAGTTGTTGTTTTCGGTGGAGATTTCAGACAGATTTTATCGGTTATACCTGGAGGTGGTAGAGCAGAGATTGTTTTGGCGGCTCTGAATTCGTCATATCTTTGGGAGCACTGCAAAGTTTTGAAGCTAACAAAAAACATGAGATTGCTGGATGGTCTTACTGATGATGCGGCAAAAGAGCTTCAATCCTTCTCAAACTGGATTTTGGATATTAgagatagaaaaataaatttgccTAACGACGGTTAA